The genomic DNA cccaactttttcttttctttttgcgGCAGGGTTGTGATAACACTAAAAAGACTGCACTCTGCTTGAAGAAATGCCTCCTCTTTCTCAGTGTTTTATCGACGGTGTCGCTTATATTCAATGGATTACTAAGAGAGCCCAAGGCAATCACAAATCTCTCCACCTTCTCAAACTGGAGAAACAATAGAAATGTCACCATCCTGCTGTGGCATTGGCCTTTTGGTAGGAAACTCAGCCTAGAAGGTGATGTGTGCTGGGACCGCTACCGTATCCCTCACTGTAGACTTGTGGTACAGCGTGCTTTGTTCCCCTCAGCTGATGTGGTGGTGTTCCACAACAAGGAGCTGGCACAAGGCCGCCAAAAGCTGCCCACTGACCTTCCACGACCGCAGGGCCAAAGGTGGGCCTGGATGTCTCTCGAGGCTCCTGCTTCAAATGGAAACTTACACCAGTATGCAAATATCTTCAACATGACTATTACCTATAGGAGGGATGCTGATGTCACTATACCCTACGGCGAGCTAATACCAAAGGAAGATGAAGGACATCTGGTGGATGACATCCCTCTGAATAAGACCTTTCTGGTCTGTTGGGTGGTCAGCAACTACAGGAACGAGCACAAGAGAAGCCAGGTGTTCAAAGAGCTTAATGCCACAGTTTTTGTGAAGGTTTATGGTCGTTGGACAAAGACACGCCTCCACTCTAGAGCCCTCCTACCTACAATCTCTCACTGCTACTTCTATTTGGCTTTTGAGAACATATTTACCAAAGATTACATCACAGAGAAACTCTGGAGGAACGCCTACCAAGGTGGGGCAGTGCCTGTCGTCGTAGGACCACAATTAGGTGATTACAAAGCTGTGGCTCCGGCTAATTCATTCATCCATGTTGATGAGTTTGCATCAGTTAAAGACTTAGGGAAGTACCTACAACAGCTTGCAAAGGACAAGAAACGCTACAGTGAATATTTCACCTGGAAACATCAGTGGAAAGTGAAGCTGTACACAGACTGGAGGGAGAGACTGTGTAAGATCTGCTCACAGTACAACAGTTTACCTCAGCACAAAGTTTACTCAGACCTAGAAGCCTGGGTCAATGCTATTAATACTTGAACTTGTATAGGTGTGGTTAATTTTTCGCTGATTACTTGTAAATTTGACCACATTTCCGTTACATTTAGCAGAAAATCATGACCTCAATTTTTGCATTAGGACTCATCTGCCTTTATTTTGCTtctgtatgtatatacacaaatgtaaatattatacatCTAATATGAATAAGAATAATAGTTGGAAAGGTTGgaagcaaacagaaacacagatgaaagAAATGGGAGAAAATTAGAaggaaagaaattaaaatatttccaaaaaatCTGAAGAATGTAGTATTTAAATGTAGGGAACGTTGTTGGAGGAACATGCACTGTATGACCAAGGAATTTAAATCCCTAGCACTTTACACCTGACTACGTTCATGTTGAATCATTGAAGAGTTTTAATTCATCTTTGACAGTTGAGGTTTTAGcacaaagaacaaaactaataagtaaaaaataaaaaatatgcatttggatgcattttaaatgaaaaagttgTCCTCGGAAGATTCCAGTAACATGGAAATTTGTTTACCAAAGGAAGAAAGCACAGAAGGTCAAATGAACCAGCTAACTAACATTGTTGTGATTGCATTTCCAGTGCTAAATGTAATGAAGGTTGAAAATTCAGCACATCATAAAGCAAGCATTGATGTATGTATTGTACAATATGTAGTATTGGTGTTGAATGGGTGATatcaaaaaagtatttttaatgcCTTTATAGTTTGGTCTGACAAATTGACTTATGTTCATTTTATGTCAATCTTcctttgcaaataaaaaaacttttcactTAAGTTAACTGTCAGTTTCATTTTAGGGAAGACCTCCAAATAAATCTCTTGTGATACACGAGTAATCAAGTTGTTTGACTTGAGAGCAGGCCTGTTATTAAACTGCACAACAAAAGAGAATTTAGCATCTTCGGGCGGATAAAGGTTTtactggaaaaaacaaaaaaaaacaaaaaacattcagcagttTGCACATGTCTCAACACATCAACATTAAGTCATTTATACTAGATGCAGAGATACATTTAAGGTTCAGGGTGTTTTGATTGAAAACATCGTGGCTAACATTTcaataaattataatttaatcCATTTACAATCTgttgaaaaaaatgttacattaaaaaCTACCGGTTAGAGTCTAATAGTTAGAATTGCACTGGTAAATGTGTCAGTAAAATTCTTCACACTAAGTTAACTCAGGGATAAGGGATTGCTTCAGTGTTTTATACTGACAGCTTTAGTCCTGCAAATAAATTCATGTTCACTTAAGGGACTCCTAAGTCACACTGAGGTGTAGTCAAGATGTGACAATGACATTTAATGTCTCTCCTAAAACttaaaaatcagtgaaaaccatttttttcctcaaaagaCCAGACGAGAGAAGACTCCAGTGAGCACCCAAACTTTTAGTATCGAGCGTTATTCAACATTTCATAGACAAAAAACCcctttacaataaaaacaaaatgaagtatTGAAATACAATTTGGCTGCTGTAGCCTTAACTTGGTAGCATAATTGATCCAAGTCATGTCAGACTTCATCTCTCTATTCACTTGAGACATTGAGAAAATATTGACAGTGTGCAATTGGCAGAATTAGCAGCTAAGACATTTGTGATTAGTCACTcaatattaaacacaaaaagaaaaaaaaagaaaaaaaaaacacttgcttAAGATGTCGATGACAACCATAGGGCGAAAACCTGGGTTTTAATATGTAAACgggacattttttaaaaaatataaaaagatatgtCAACATTACAAAAGCAACTTTGTGCAAATTCATTGGAAACTGCTTGTGGAATGGGAGGcaacatttccatttcattgACATAGTTTAGACAAACACTGtagctgctcttttttttttcttttttttaagatggacTATAGAAGTATTGCACACCCATTGGGGAATTATTTCTAAAAACAGGTTCACATGGCGATTCCCTTGATAATCTAGATCTTGCCTCATCTGCACCACAGAAAACCTGTCTATGATTTACCACAAGTGGATACAATACCCTAGCAAATAACCCTCCTCGCATTCACAACCTCGCTCCACAAGTGGAGCGCAAATAATGTAGCACCACTTTGGTATTGTTCTAAACCTGTAATGATTAaagccttaaaaaaaataacttactATGCAACAACCAAGCACATTCAGCaatattcagtttaaatgttcttttgtttagGTTGAAGTAAAGGCAGTTATTGAGTTGCATCTCATGGTAACAGGATGTCGCTCTTGGCAGTTCATCAAGTTTCACCATCTAAAAACAGAAACCGCTTTGATCCGTCTCACTGTTGCACTGTACAAGAGCCTCCACCACTTGGAATGTTTCTAGATTTGGAGGCTTGTCCTCAGCTTGCGTTGGGGTTGGACAGAGGTTTAGCCGAAGGCAATCTGTGATTCTGTCCAGGACTATGTGAGCACGTTTATCCAGTCAGGTGACTAACCAGTCCAGGGTGCAGGGCTTGTTTGAGGACATCTGGTCGATGAAGTTGGGGCATGTAGAGTGTGGGAGGTGGGGCACCAGGGTAGCTGGAAGCAGGGTAGCCCTGACTGGGAACGGGGGAGGGGATCATGTTCAGTGGGGAAGGGCTCTGCTCGTAGTACTGGCCATCACACTCTTCATCTAATGGTAGGGCCAGGCgttttcctttctgtcttcGGTTACAGAACCAAACGCGCACTACCTGCCAAGAACAGCATTCGTCTATTAAACATGTGACAAATTAGACACAcattctttaaagaaaaaagacaaatggcATTACTTTTAGAGATTCTACTTACATCTCTCTCCAGGCCCAGGTCATCTGAAATGTGCGTGATCTCCTGGGTGTTGGGTTTGGGGCACTTAATAAAGTAGGACTCCAGGGCAGAGCGCACAGCTCCCTCCAGGCTGGTCCTCCTCTTCCGTTTTCTAGTGTCAACAAATACTCGCTCAATCTTGTACATCTGAGGAATCAGAAGAAAGTTAGTAAGAGGGCCGGTATACTATACACCAATAGTTGTCCAGTTTGGGCTACAGAAGTATGGAGGTCAAGGTTGAAAGGTTCCTTGTGGTCACTAATCAGCTTCAATATGGCCACTAGGTGGCCCGTTACCCTTCACAAAAGTAGAAGGCCTTGATTCAGGTTTGCTCAGCAGGAAGCTAGCTAGGCCTGAAAAAGGCCATCTGACCTCATGAAGCTTGGTGATCAGCTGTTGTCTTGTAAAATAGTTGGCAGATGTCATAGTTTCACACTTACATCCTGCGGATTATCCGATGTCTCTGCCTCGTTCAGCCATCTCTGAAGAAGAGGTTTCAGCTTGCACATGTTCTTAAAGCTGAGCTGCAGGGCCTCGAAGCGGCAAATAGTTGTCTGGCTGAACATCTTACCTACACAGAATACAAACAATATCACCACATGCAAAACTATGATGTGAGGTCTATTCACAAGAGCTCATATCTGGTCTGCTGATTACTTTTATGCTGCTCAAACACTTGCCAAACCTGAATACACTTAATGGACTAAATCACCTACTAGAAATAGTGATTTAGAGTTAAATGCTGATATACAAATGCAGAAAATCCTTGATAATGTCTACTTGGACTACCATAGAGTGTTTTGGAGTAGCTCCCAGATTGACATGGCTCTAGATTCAGTTATATCTTCTCAAATGTACTAATGCACTGTATGATTCTGGAAACTTACCATAAAGGTTACCAAGGGCAAGGCCAACATCAGCTTGAGTGAAACCCAAGGTAATGCGTTTGTGTTTCAGCTCCTTAGCAAACTGCTCTAGTTCTTCAGTGGAGAGATTCTCCTGTAGAACATGACAAAAATATGATATACAATACATTGGACATGTAATTTACAAGTTGCATTGGTAAGTTACAGTGCTTCTTTGGTTAAAATCTGAAGGCTGATTCAATGACTGTGCTTACCTCCTCAGAGTCGCTACACCCGCCGCTGGAGGACCCGCTGCTCCGCGTGGAGGAGGCCGGGTTCTGCGTTTGGGGCACGGTGGGAGCCTGGGTTGGGTTCACGCTGAAAAATGCGTTCCCTGAAAGCCCATTGCTTGGGGGTGAAGGGGACATAGATGGTGAAGATGCAGAGGATGTTGATGGATTTTGATTATTGCTGCCAGGTGGTGTGATATGGCTGATCCCAGGCCAGAAGGATGGATTCCAGGCCGGAGAGTAGAAGACTCCATGGGACATAGCGGCGGAGGCTGGAGGTGTTGGGTACCGCTGCACCTTTATGTCCGTTGAGTAGTCATCACCGGTGTCCTTCTCAGTCTTTATTTCGattattttgatttgttctCGGGTCTCTGCAATGGGGGGACTCAGGTTTATGGGCTGGGTTGCTGCTGTTACGCCGGGTACCTGGCCGGTGTACTCGGGCGCAGCGAATGGATACCAGTGTTTGGGTTGCCCAAACTCTCCAGCCTGCACGTCGGTTGTCCTGTAGTCACTAGCGACGGGTGGGAAAGGGAAAAATGTCTGCGCGGATCCCGGTGTAATGCCACCATAGGCGGTTTTGTTATAAAGGAAGCTCGGGTCTGTCAGGACGCCGTGAGGAAGCTGGAACGACGCAGCGCTGCCCATATTCTCCTGGCCCAAAAGTTGGGTGCAAGGATTGGTAGTCCGGCTGAAGTCATAGGGCCGGTTTTGGCACTCCGGACTCTGCGATCTTTCAGACATCTTCCAAACGGTGTGAGATCTTATGAACTACCGTGCGTCCAAAgttgaaagattaaaaaaaatacaaaattagcGATGACTGACTGTAAACCTGCTCATCCGTTTCAAGTTTACGCACAAACCAAAGAGTGACGAGGAAGGAAAAAACCCAGCACCTGTCCGAGAAAAGTCCGTTTTGGGCCTAAGCAGTTGCCGTTTTGGTGCAACATAACCACCAATACGCCTACGGCCTAGTCCATGAAATCTTtgacaccaccaccactcacctCACCTTCAACCTCAAATGCCCCTCTCCTGCCTGCGTGATACAGGTTTTCCTAATCACAGCTGCGGGTGTTGGAGATCACCGTATCTCTTCGCCCATTGGCTGGCACAGACAATTGCGCACAGCTGATGGTGAATTTGTGAATGACCTTGGTTCTTCCCAAAGTAGTGGGCGTGTTTTCACATAAACTTTGCTGCAGACCAAACTATGTTTGGGTTAGTTTTATTGCTAAGGGAATTTAAAACTCATTCAATGCAAAATAACTCAACAGATAAATAATAACTCGACAGAATTAAGTCACCTTAAAAGGCATATTTACATTGCTAAATAGGCACGGGTCGGTGCTCTCGTAAATACATAGTGTAACACTATAACTTGCTCACCTCATACATGAATTATAATGCtgagtttgtttaaattattcCCCTTTAAGGAGATGgctttgatattaaaatatctgTCATTGGGGCTTCAATGAATTCGGTTTAATGactaacatttaaacaaaatcaaataaagtgATATTGTAATCCTGTAtaactgtaataaaacaaattaacttaattaatcGGGACACAACAGATATAGGGAAAGGCTAACAACTCATGAGCAACACAAACgacacaaacaaaggaaaacaaagtgtGATGCTTCACAGAGCATGGA from Larimichthys crocea isolate SSNF chromosome IX, L_crocea_2.0, whole genome shotgun sequence includes the following:
- the fut7 gene encoding alpha-(1,3)-fucosyltransferase 7 → MGCDNTKKTALCLKKCLLFLSVLSTVSLIFNGLLREPKAITNLSTFSNWRNNRNVTILLWHWPFGRKLSLEGDVCWDRYRIPHCRLVVQRALFPSADVVVFHNKELAQGRQKLPTDLPRPQGQRWAWMSLEAPASNGNLHQYANIFNMTITYRRDADVTIPYGELIPKEDEGHLVDDIPLNKTFLVCWVVSNYRNEHKRSQVFKELNATVFVKVYGRWTKTRLHSRALLPTISHCYFYLAFENIFTKDYITEKLWRNAYQGGAVPVVVGPQLGDYKAVAPANSFIHVDEFASVKDLGKYLQQLAKDKKRYSEYFTWKHQWKVKLYTDWRERLCKICSQYNSLPQHKVYSDLEAWVNAINT
- the pou5f3 gene encoding POU domain, class 5, transcription factor 1 (The RefSeq protein has 1 substitution compared to this genomic sequence), translated to MSERPQSPECQNRPYDFSRTTNPCTQLLGQENMGSAASFQLPHGVLTDPSFLYNKTAYGGITPGSAQTFFPFPPVASDYRTTDVQAGEFGQPKHWYPFAAPEYTGQVPGVTAATQPINLSPPIAETREQIKIIEIKTEKDTGDDYSTDIKVQRYPTPPASAAMSHGVFYSPAWNPSFWPGISHITPPGSNNQNPSTSSASSPSMSPSPPSNGLSGNAFFSVNPTQAPTVPQTQNPASSTRSSGSSSGGCSDSEEENLSTEELEQFAKELKHKRITLGFTQADVGLALGNLYGKMFSQTTICRFEALQLSFKNMCKLKPLLQRWLNEAETSDNPQDMYKIERVFVDTRKRKRRTSLEGAVRSALESYFIKCPKPNTQEITHISDDLGLERDVVRVWFCNRRQKGKRLALPLDEECDGQYYEQSPSPLNMIPSPVPSQGYPASSYPGAPPPTLYMPQLHRPDVLKQALHPGLVSHLTG